A single Lolium perenne isolate Kyuss_39 chromosome 6, Kyuss_2.0, whole genome shotgun sequence DNA region contains:
- the LOC127306953 gene encoding uncharacterized protein — translation MSVEDEVVGDEEDSEELFYESLDRILSSSASSTSASASDDDAPRRSSSRRAAGYDAAALDLWTSQPAPIQERRHRLLHLMGLAGDPALARSAPTASSSHDSRSDPPATLSDAATPEEEDPSCLIRNLDDGTQFAVREEAGLREVGTGRQLTVEEFELFIGRSPLVQELMRRQSAITNSSSAPNSAPNSNSQSGASTPMERSSSGSSNGGARSRRRGSGWLRTIRCVAAYDASSDKGGRRSSSATDDSQEGAARHGPDRVKVRPYGKSGKDFGGLFMNQDIHGHRGSIWTIKFSPDGRYLATAGEDCVIHVWEVLQSGRMSQLEHNGTCNPLVTMVCDDEGEGSHSEKKALNSGRSASSDQLRVPAHVFALSEKPVITFAGHSDDVLDLCWSKSQYLLSSSMDKTVRLWHMSSTYCLKAFSHSDYVTCIQFNPVDDRYFISGSLDEKVRIWSIPKREIVDWVDLHEMITAACYTPDGQGALIGSHKGSCHVYDTSDNMLHYKKQIDLQLKKKKSSQKKITGFQFVPGSSSKVIITSADSRIRVADGFELLHKFKGFRNTSSQISACSAANGRYIISASEDSNVYIWRYSDDSKPSRKKNIISVTNTHERFRCESVTVAVAWPCTSARMTWRANSSKQDDLDCVSSNGHILDSGPAKEDSISAVQQQINNSNHNGDRAYATWPEELMTKTKQSPKSNTSLPDEVDQALSESAWGLVIVTAGRDGRIRTFQNFGFPSITSI, via the exons ATGAGCGTGGAAGACGAGGTGGTCGGGGACGAGGAGGACTCGGAGGAGCTCTTCTACGAGTCGCTCGACCGCATCCTctcctcctcggcctcctccacctccgcctccgcctccgacgACGACGCCCCGCGCCGCAGCAGCAGCAGGCGCGCCGCCGGCTACGATGCCGCCGCGCTCGACCTCTGGACCTCGCAGCCCGCGCCCATCcaggagcgccgccaccgcctgcTCCACCTCATGGGCCTCGCGGGGGACCCCGCCCTCGCGCGATCCGCCcccaccgcctcctcctcccacGATTCCAGATCGGACCCGCCCGCGACCCTCTCCGACGCCGccacgccggaggaggaggacccgAGCTGCCTGATCAGGAACCTGGACGACGGCACGCAGTTCGCGGTGCGGGAGGAAGCCGGCCTCCGCGAGGTCGGCACGGGGCGGCAGCTCACGGTCGAGGAGTTCGAGCTCTTCATCGGCCGCTCCCCGCTCGTGCAGGAGCTCATGCGCCGCCAGAGCGCCATCACCAACTCCAGCTCCGCCCCCAACTCCGCCCCCAACTCCAACTCCCAGAGCGGGGCCTCCACCCCGATGGAGCGGTCCAGCTCCGGGTCCAGCAACGGCGGGGCGCGCTCCAGGCGCCGCGGCAGCGGCTGGCTCCGCACCATCCGCTGCGTGGCCGCCTACGACGCCTCCTCCGACAAGGGCGGCCGCCGCTCCAGCTCCGCCACGGACGACAGCCAGGAGGGCGCCGCGCGCCACGGCCCCGACCGCGTCAAGGTGCGCCCGTACGGCAAGTCGGGCAAGGACTTCGGGGGCCTCTTCATGAACCAGGACATTCACGGCCACAGAGGCTCCATCTGGACCATCAAGTTCAGCCCCGATGGCCGCTACCTTGCGACTGCTGGGGAGGACTGCGTCATCCATGTTTGGGAGGTGCTGCAGTCCGGGAGGATGAGCCAGCTCGAACATAATGGGACCTGCAATCCGCTTGTTACCATGGTATGCGATGATGAAGGAGAGGGCAGCCATTCGGAGAAGAAGGCTCTGAACAGTGGGAGATCAGCGAGCTCAGACCAGCTGCGGGTGCCAGCGCATGTGTTTGCATTGTCGGAGAAGCCTGTGATAACTTTTGCTGGGCATTCGGATGATGTGCTTGATCTCTGCTGGTCCAAATCTCAG TACTTGCTTTCATCATCAATGGATAAAACTGTACGACTGTGGCACATGTCAAGCACTTATTGTTTGAAAGCCTTCTCCCACAGTGACTATG TGACTTGCATCCAGTTCAACCCTGTTGACGATAGATACTTCATTAGTGGTTCCCTGGATGAAAAGGTCCGAATCTGGAGTATACCAAAACGTGAAATTGTTGATTGGGTTGATCTACATGAAATGATTACTGCTGCCTGCTATACTCCCGATGGACAG GGTGCACTCATTGGCTCGCACAAGGGCAGTTGCCATGTATATGACACGTCTG ATAATATGCTTCACTACAAGAAACAAATTGATCTGCAGCTGAAGAAAAAGAAATCCAGCCAGAAGAAAATCACAGGATTCCAG TTTGTCCCAGGGAGTTCTTCGAAGGTCATTATCACATCTGCAGATTCACGGATTCGAGTTGCTGATGGCTTCGAACTACTTCACAAGTTTAAAG GGTTTCGGAACACCAGCAGCCAAATCTCAGCTTGTTCAGCTGCAAACGGGAGGTACATAATTTCTGCAAGTGAGGATTCAAATGTATATATCTGGAGATACAGTGATGATTCCAAACCAAGCAGAAAGAAGAACATCATATCTGTCACAAATACCCACGAGCGCTTCCGCTGTGAGAGCGTGACAGTTGCTGTTGCTTGGCCTTGTACCAGCGCCAGAATGACTTGGAGAGCTAACTCCTCGAAGCAAGATGACCTGGACTGCGTGTCTAGCAATGGCCATATACTTGATTCTGGACCTGCTAAAGAGGACAGTATCTCTGCTGTTCAGCAGCAGATCAACAACTCAAATCACAATGGTGACAGGGCATATGCGA